In the genome of Thermus antranikianii DSM 12462, the window CCAACAAGATCGGCACCTATACCCTGGCGGTTCTCGCCCACCACCACGGGATTCCCTTCTATGCCGCCCTGCCCCTTTCCTCCGTGGACCCAAGCCTGGAAAGCGGGCAGGGGATCCCTATAGAGGAACGCTCCCCCGAGGAGGTCTTGGAGCTAAGGGGGGTGCGCCTTGCCCCCTTGGGGGTGGCTGCCTACCATCCTGCCTTTGACATTACCCCTCATCGCTACCTTACGGGCATCATCACGGAGAAGGGGATCCTCTACCCACCCTTTGACGAGGCCTTACGGGATGCTTTGGGGATTTCTTGAGGGCCTATTGGGCCATACCTGCCCGGGATGTGGTGGGAAGTTGGATGCACCCCTTCTTTGCTCCACTTGCCGTCAGGGCCTTAAGGCCTTTGCTGCGGGGGAGATGGTTTACCTGGGCCTTTACGGGCGGGTGGGAGGAATGGTGCGGGCCTTGAAGTACGGCAGGCGGTTCGGCCTTGCCCCCCTCCTGGCCGAGCCCTTGGCGGAGGCGGTGTTGGCCCAGGGCTGGGGGCTTTCCGGGGTCACCGCCATTCCCACCCTGCTTCCCCGGTTGGTTGTTAGGGGCTACAATCCCCCTGAGCTCCTGGGACGGATCCTGGCAGCCCGCCTTGGGCTTCCCTACCTCCGGGTTTTGCGGCGGGCGCGCTACACTCCAAGCCAGCCCACCCGGGGCCGGGCCCGGCGCCGCCTGCCCGAGGATCTATTTGTTCCCGTGCTGCGGGTGGAGGGAAGCTGGCTTCTCGTGGACGATGTTCTCACCAGCGGGGCCACCTTCTTCAGGGCCAAGGAAGCCCTCCTTAAGGCAGGGGCAAACCGGGTCTACGGGGTCTTTTTAGCGGTGCGGGACCCTGGGGCCCTGGGTCCTTACCGCTAAAGTCCACACCTTTTCCCCATGCCTGGCCCTAGACTGAGGCAAAGGGGGTGGGTTTGCGTGAGGAAGTTTCGCAGGTTAACGGACCTTCTCCCCCACCTCCGGGAAGGCCGCTACCGCCTGGGGCCCCATGCGGTCAAGCACATGCTTCAGGAGGGCTTCACCGAGCTGGACGTGCTTAGGGCCTTGGAATGGGGCAGGGAGCTGGCCATCTACCCCGAGGACCAAAGGATGCTGGTCTTGGGCTACATGGTCTTTCCTCCCCGGTTGAAGCTTCCCCTGCACGTGGTGCTGGAGTACGCCACCCCGCGGCACGTGGACATCGTGACCGCCTTCATCCCCAAGGAGCCTTACCGGGTGTACTCCCGGGCCAGGCTGGCGGCCATCCTGCGCTTCGATGGGGCTTTGGAGGAGGTGCGCTGGAACCGGCCGAAGGAGGCCTACCCTGCGTGGGACTAGGCGCACTCCGGGCAGCGGCCGTAGACCATGACCTCGTGCCCCTCGGCCAGGAAACCCGGGGGCAGGTGGTCCTCGAGGGCCAGATCGCAACCCAAAAGCTCATACACCCTTCCGCAGAGGCGGCAGAGAAAGTGATGGTGGTGCTCCCTTCCCGCGGGTTCGTAGCGGGAGGGTTCACCGGGGAGGGCCACTGGGGTGAGGAACCCCTCCTCCACCAGACCCTTCAGGGTGCGGTATACGGTGGCGAGGCCCAAGGAGGGCACCTTCCTCCGAGCGAGCTCCAGGACCTCCTGGGGGGAAAGGGGACGGCCCGCCTCCAAAAAGGCCTCCCGGATGGCCCGCCGTTGCCGGGTGGAGCGCTCCATGGCCTTAGGATAGCAAGTTGAGAAGAAGTTTTCATCGTGGCCGGGTAGAGTGGCGGTATGCGCCTTTGGCTGCTTTTGGGGTTCCTTCTCCTTCCCGCCTTAGCCCAGGGGGATGGAAGGTATCTGGTGGGGAGGATCCTGGCCCTCGAGGCCCAACGGGGTGTGGCCCTGGTGGAGGTGGAGGGCAGGAGGCTGGAGGCCCTTCTGCCCGTGGATGGGGGCGGGTACCGGGTGGGCCAGCGGGTGGTCCTCTACCAGGAGGGCGGTAAAACCTACGTGACCGAGCCGGATCGCATGCCCTGGCTCCTTGGCCTTTTGGGCCTATTTGCCTTTCTGGCAGCCCTTTTGGGCCGGGGGAGGGGGGTTAGAGGGCTTCTAGGCACCTTTCTGAGCCTTTTGGTGGTGGTCTACCTCGTGGTTCCCAGGGTGGCGGCGGGTGGGAATCCCCTTCTCTACGCCTTTCTGGGAAGCGTGGGGGTGCTTCTTCTCACCGTCTACCTGGTCCACGGGGTAAACCGCAAGACCACCGCCGCCCTTTTGGGCACCCTGGCCTCGGTGGCCTTCGTCCTGTTCCTAGCCCTTTTTTTCACCCGGGGAATGGGGTTTACGGGCCTGGCCTCGGAGGAAGCCCTGCTCCTCAGGCAATGGGGAGGTGTGGACCTCCTTTCCCTCTTCCTGGCAGGGGTGGTGGTGGGTACCCTGGGGGCCTTGACCGACGTGAGCGTGACCCAGGCGGCGGTGGTCCAGGCCCTGGCCCACGCCAACCCCCGCTTTGGCCTTGGAGAGCTCTACCGTAGGGGCATGGAGGTGGGCTACGACCACATCGGTAGCCTGGTGAACACCCTGGTCTTGGCCTACGCCGCAGGTTCCTTGCCCCTCTTTCTTCTCCTCACCCGGGATCCCACCCCCTTGCGCTTCCTCCTGAACACCGAGCCCTTCGCCGCGGAGATCGCCTCCATGGTGCTGGGTTCCTTGGGGCTTCTTCTGGCGGTGCCCCTCACCACCCTGATGGCGGCTTGGTTCTTCCGGGGGGGAAGGGGTGGGCCTCCCGAAGACCATGGCCATACCCATTAAGGCGGAAGACCGGTGGCTGGCATAATGGAAGCCGTGCGCCTATTGCACACCGCGGACTGGCATCTGGGCAAGGTATTAAAGGGCGTGGACCGCACCCCCGAGATCGGGGAGGCGTTGAAAACCCTTCTGGAGATGGTGGCCAAGGAGGGGGTGGACCTGGTGGTGGTTTCCGGGGATCTCTTTGACCGCCCCCAGGTTTCCGCCGAGGCCGAGGCCATGGCGGTGGAGTTTTTCCTGCGCCTTAGGGAGCTTGGGGTGCCCGCCTTGGTCATCGCCGGCAACCACGATCCCAAGGAGCGCCTCGAGGCCCTTGCCCCCCTCTTCGCCCTGGCGGGGGCGGCGGTGCGGGGAAGGCCTCTTTTCCGGGAGGAAGGGGGGGTGGTGGAGGTGGGAGGGCTCAGGGCGGCCCTTCTCCCCTTTGTATCCGAGCGCATCCTGGTGAAAAAGGTTCTGCAGGAGGCTGAGGAGCGCCACCGCACCTACGCGGAGGCCATGCGGCGGATCCTCGCCAACCTGGAAAGCCCCCTTATGCTGGGGCACTTCGCCCTGGAGGGGGTTCGCCCGGGGGCAGGGGAGTTCGTCTTCCACCTCACGGGAAGCTACGCTGTTCCTCCTTCCGCCTTGCCCCTGGGAGCCCGTTACGTGGCCTTGGGCCACATCCACCGCCAGCAACAGGTTTCCGAGGCCCCCGTGGCCTGGTACGCGGGAAGCCTCATCCAGCTGGACTTCGGCGAAGGGGAGGAGGCGGAGCGGGGGGCTTTGCTGGTGGAGGTGCCCGAGAGGGGGCCCGTCCGGGTCCACCCCATAAGGGAGCGCTGGGGGAAGCCCCTTAAAACCCTCCACCTGAAGCCCGAGGAGCTGGACGGTAGGCTTCCCGAGCTGGAGCGCTTTCCCGGGTACCTCAGGGTGGTGGTGGAGGGCCGGCTTTCCCCGGCGGTGAAGGAGAGGCTCTTCCAGGGGCTTCCCCATCTCCTGGCGGTGGAAACCGCAGGAGGGCCTGAAGATGGGGGGAATGGGACCTTGGCCCCGGAGCTGGGTTTGGTGGAGGCCTACGACCGCTACCTGAAGGAACGGGGGCGGGAGGAGGAAGGGCTTCTGGAGCGGTTTAACCAGGTGCTCAAGGAGGTGGAGCTTGAGGCCCTTGCGCCTGGAGCTTGAGGGATTTGGTCCCTATCGGGAGCTGCAGGGGGTGGACTTCTCCGATGTGGAGCTTTTCGCCATCACCGGGCCCACGGGGAGCGGGAAGAGCACCCTCCTGGACGCCATGGCCTTTGCCCTCTATGGGGTGGTGCCCCGGGTAGGGCGGAACGTGGGGAGCCTGGTCCACCCGGGTGCCAGCGAGGCCCGGGTCCGCCTCACCTTCCAGGTGGGGGGAAGGGTCTACAGGGTGGAGCGGGTGCGGGGGAAGCGGAGCGAAGGGCGGCTCTTTGAGCTAGGCCCGGTGGGGGAGCGGCTTTTACCCTTGGAGACCCTGGACGCCTTGAACCGGGCCTTGGAGGAGCTTTTGGGCCTCACCTACGAGGCCTTTACCCGGGCCCTCCTCCTTCCCCAGGGGGAGTTTGACCGCTTCCTTAAGGGAGAGGCCAAGGAGAGGCGCAGGATTCTCCTGGATCTCTTTGAGCTTACCCGGCTGGAAAGGGCCAGGGAAAAGGCGGCTTCCCGCAAGGCGGCCCTGATGGAGGAGAAGGGCCGGCTGGAGGGGGAACTTGCGGGGCTTCTTGGGGTGAGCCTCGAGGCCAAGGAGAACTTGGAAAGGGACCTGGCGGACCTAACCCGGGAGATCGCCCGCCTTCAGAACGAGAAAAGGCGCCTGGAGGAGGCGGTTTTGGAGCTCAAAGGCCTTCAGGCGCTTCTCCTTCGCAAAGGGGAACTGGAAGGCCGTCTGGGCCGCCTCAAGGCCGAGGCTTCCCGCATGGCGGAGGTGGAGGAAAGGCTCAAGAAGGCATCGGAGGCGGAGGCCGCCCTGCCTTTGTGGCAGGACTTGAGAAGGAAGGAGGAGGCCCTGGCGGCCACAGCGCAGGAGCTCCAAAGGGTGCGCGCCCGGCTTGCCCAGCTGGAGGGGGACCGCCGGGCCCTGGCCTTTGACCCCGAGGCCCTAAAGGAGGCGCAAAGGGCTCTTCTGCAGGCGGAGGGGCT includes:
- a CDS encoding ComF family protein; protein product: MLWGFLEGLLGHTCPGCGGKLDAPLLCSTCRQGLKAFAAGEMVYLGLYGRVGGMVRALKYGRRFGLAPLLAEPLAEAVLAQGWGLSGVTAIPTLLPRLVVRGYNPPELLGRILAARLGLPYLRVLRRARYTPSQPTRGRARRRLPEDLFVPVLRVEGSWLLVDDVLTSGATFFRAKEALLKAGANRVYGVFLAVRDPGALGPYR
- a CDS encoding DUF4258 domain-containing protein, with the protein product MRKFRRLTDLLPHLREGRYRLGPHAVKHMLQEGFTELDVLRALEWGRELAIYPEDQRMLVLGYMVFPPRLKLPLHVVLEYATPRHVDIVTAFIPKEPYRVYSRARLAAILRFDGALEEVRWNRPKEAYPAWD
- a CDS encoding zinc uptake transcriptional regulator; this translates as MERSTRQRRAIREAFLEAGRPLSPQEVLELARRKVPSLGLATVYRTLKGLVEEGFLTPVALPGEPSRYEPAGREHHHHFLCRLCGRVYELLGCDLALEDHLPPGFLAEGHEVMVYGRCPECA
- a CDS encoding YibE/F family protein codes for the protein MRLWLLLGFLLLPALAQGDGRYLVGRILALEAQRGVALVEVEGRRLEALLPVDGGGYRVGQRVVLYQEGGKTYVTEPDRMPWLLGLLGLFAFLAALLGRGRGVRGLLGTFLSLLVVVYLVVPRVAAGGNPLLYAFLGSVGVLLLTVYLVHGVNRKTTAALLGTLASVAFVLFLALFFTRGMGFTGLASEEALLLRQWGGVDLLSLFLAGVVVGTLGALTDVSVTQAAVVQALAHANPRFGLGELYRRGMEVGYDHIGSLVNTLVLAYAAGSLPLFLLLTRDPTPLRFLLNTEPFAAEIASMVLGSLGLLLAVPLTTLMAAWFFRGGRGGPPEDHGHTH
- a CDS encoding metallophosphoesterase family protein; translated protein: MRLLHTADWHLGKVLKGVDRTPEIGEALKTLLEMVAKEGVDLVVVSGDLFDRPQVSAEAEAMAVEFFLRLRELGVPALVIAGNHDPKERLEALAPLFALAGAAVRGRPLFREEGGVVEVGGLRAALLPFVSERILVKKVLQEAEERHRTYAEAMRRILANLESPLMLGHFALEGVRPGAGEFVFHLTGSYAVPPSALPLGARYVALGHIHRQQQVSEAPVAWYAGSLIQLDFGEGEEAERGALLVEVPERGPVRVHPIRERWGKPLKTLHLKPEELDGRLPELERFPGYLRVVVEGRLSPAVKERLFQGLPHLLAVETAGGPEDGGNGTLAPELGLVEAYDRYLKERGREEEGLLERFNQVLKEVELEALAPGA